One Thermodesulfobacteriota bacterium genomic window carries:
- a CDS encoding DUF116 domain-containing protein, translated as MDRREEARGAGGGKRLFLGLLLVTGLLLGGIGLATWLVPQVWAGGESWLAALLGAAFGAGALLVGAGIGILVFATLFERDLPGTRRLRGLLIRGFFPPLVAVARLFGIPKEKVERSFVAVNNQLVLRSGRRSRPERMLILLPHCLQVDACEIRITGDIANCQECGRCPIAGLVDLGRRYGVHLSVATGGTIARRIIVEQRPEIIIAVACERDLTSGIQDAHPLPVYGILNDRPEGPCFNTRVDLGEVERALARFVSRPLPGREKDSDTAAGG; from the coding sequence ATGGATAGGAGGGAGGAAGCGCGAGGGGCCGGCGGGGGCAAGCGCCTCTTCCTGGGGCTTCTCCTGGTCACGGGGCTCCTCCTGGGGGGGATCGGCCTGGCCACCTGGCTCGTGCCCCAGGTCTGGGCGGGTGGAGAGTCGTGGCTGGCGGCCCTGCTGGGCGCGGCCTTCGGCGCCGGGGCCCTGCTCGTGGGCGCGGGGATCGGCATCCTCGTCTTTGCGACGCTGTTCGAGCGCGACCTGCCCGGAACCCGGCGTCTGCGCGGCCTCCTCATCCGGGGGTTCTTTCCGCCGCTCGTGGCGGTGGCGCGCCTGTTCGGCATCCCCAAGGAGAAGGTGGAGCGCTCCTTCGTGGCGGTGAACAACCAGCTCGTGCTGCGCTCGGGGCGCCGCTCCCGCCCGGAGCGGATGCTCATCCTCCTGCCCCACTGCCTCCAGGTCGACGCCTGCGAGATCCGCATCACGGGCGACATCGCCAACTGCCAGGAGTGCGGCCGGTGCCCCATCGCCGGTCTGGTGGACCTGGGGCGGCGCTACGGCGTGCACCTGAGCGTGGCCACCGGCGGCACCATCGCCCGGCGGATCATCGTGGAGCAGCGCCCCGAGATCATCATCGCCGTGGCCTGCGAGCGCGACCTCACGAGCGGCATCCAGGACGCCCACCCGCTGCCGGTCTACGGCATCTTGAACGACCGCCCGGAGGGTCCCTGTTTCAACACCCGGGTAGACCTGGGCGAGGTGGAGCGGGCCCTGGCCCGGTTCGTCTCCCGGCCCCTGCCGGGGAGGGAGAAAGACTCTGACACCGCCGCCGGCGGTTGA